The following proteins come from a genomic window of Geomonas sp. RF6:
- a CDS encoding FRG domain-containing protein codes for MEIVTVHSWEELQSELFEGSWNPALGRFRSRYAFRGLSDAAYRLNTTLMRLGGDYAALERHLLRNFKKYAHRSGAERDSLWHWLSVAQHYGLPTRILDWTYSPFVAMHFATSNIEKYSTDGAIWAINYDKAHQMLPAPLREKVDLEGAHVLTVEMLSEAVSSLAELEEMAERSIAIFFEPPSLDDRIVNQFALFSVMSDPRKGLDDWLVEHPGMGRKIIIPAALKWEIRDKLDQGNITERVLFPGLDGLSRWLKRRYSPKT; via the coding sequence ATGGAAATCGTGACGGTACACAGCTGGGAAGAACTGCAGAGTGAACTTTTCGAGGGATCGTGGAATCCCGCTCTCGGGCGCTTCCGCTCGCGCTACGCCTTTCGTGGGCTTTCCGATGCAGCCTACCGCCTAAACACGACGCTCATGCGGCTCGGGGGGGACTACGCGGCCCTCGAACGGCACCTCCTCAGAAATTTCAAGAAATACGCGCACCGCAGCGGCGCAGAGCGGGACTCCCTGTGGCACTGGCTCTCCGTGGCGCAGCACTACGGGCTCCCTACCCGCATCCTCGACTGGACCTATTCACCCTTCGTCGCCATGCATTTTGCGACCTCCAACATCGAGAAGTACTCCACCGACGGGGCGATCTGGGCGATAAACTACGACAAGGCGCACCAGATGCTTCCCGCGCCCCTGAGGGAAAAAGTCGATCTGGAGGGGGCCCATGTGCTGACCGTGGAGATGCTTTCCGAGGCGGTGAGCTCGCTGGCGGAGCTGGAGGAGATGGCGGAGCGCAGCATCGCCATTTTTTTCGAGCCACCTTCCCTGGACGACCGCATCGTAAACCAGTTCGCCCTCTTCTCCGTCATGTCCGACCCGCGCAAGGGGCTGGACGACTGGCTCGTAGAGCACCCCGGTATGGGGCGAAAGATCATCATTCCCGCGGCGCTCAAGTGGGAGATCCGCGACAAGCTCGATCAGGGGAACATCACGGAACGGGTCCTCTTTCCCGGACTGGACGGGCTGAGTCGCTGGCTGAAGCGCCGCTACAGCCCGAAGACCTGA
- a CDS encoding C1 family peptidase, translating into MENQLTLGSCTANAAAGMYEYFEQRAQGKYIDCSRLFIYKVTRNLLGWTGDTGAFLRATMGALTLFGSPPEKYYPYSVPDFDKEPSAFCYAFAQNFQAVQYFRLDPPGTSPTSFLNNIKKYLASGFVSIIGFTVYDSISQGSATGKIPFPVATEKVLGGHAIAVVGFDDNMKIKNTLKGGVETTGALLIRNSWGTGWGSAGYGWLPYDYVLRGLAIDCWSMIKGEWVETGQFGLPT; encoded by the coding sequence GTGGAGAACCAGCTGACCCTCGGCTCCTGCACCGCGAACGCGGCGGCGGGGATGTATGAATACTTCGAGCAGCGAGCACAGGGGAAATACATAGACTGCTCCCGTCTCTTTATCTACAAGGTCACCCGCAACCTCCTGGGGTGGACCGGCGACACCGGCGCCTTCCTGCGCGCCACCATGGGGGCGCTGACCCTCTTCGGCTCTCCCCCTGAAAAGTACTATCCGTACTCCGTGCCGGACTTTGACAAGGAGCCGAGCGCTTTTTGCTACGCCTTTGCCCAGAACTTCCAGGCAGTGCAGTACTTCCGGCTCGACCCGCCGGGAACGAGCCCCACGAGCTTTTTGAACAACATCAAGAAGTACCTCGCCTCCGGCTTTGTCTCCATCATCGGCTTCACCGTCTACGACTCGATCTCGCAGGGGAGCGCCACAGGAAAGATCCCCTTCCCGGTGGCGACGGAGAAGGTACTCGGCGGCCATGCCATCGCCGTTGTCGGCTTCGACGATAACATGAAGATCAAGAACACCCTGAAGGGGGGGGTGGAGACCACAGGCGCGCTCCTGATACGGAATTCCTGGGGGACCGGTTGGGGCTCCGCCGGATATGGATGGCTGCCGTACGACTACGTCCTCAGAGGGCTTGCCATCGACTGCTGGTCCATGATCAAGGGGGAGTGGGTGGAGACAGGGCAGTTCGGCCTCCCGACCTGA
- a CDS encoding right-handed parallel beta-helix repeat-containing protein produces MRSFDVRAVKAVILAILVVISMATAVQAAVYYVDATNGNDSYDGMSASTPWKTISRVNGSSFAPGDSILFKRGEMWREQLTPPSSGALGSVITFGTYGTGSRPVISGSNIVNGIPYIINDTFTGNAVRGWAAGRGTVQATNDHLEAVLDGVDNNYGDYLTRDVPAMKEGWLMYRFSLIKGYTWTKDQAVVGSGVIDGAYVGLINANGAPVWRVRVERDGGFDYYVPAAPSVQDGIWYDVKVHVKAASAAGANDGAVQVWINGALIFNLSGIDSDTKTLKKVSMGNTYYAPAGLSMRLGIDDVKFANCDINGSESGGWNATGVSGSDGSDIYQGYAFFDSSTLFENRSALKKVAWSTDLATTAARMQAGTWTIDTKNWLLYVIPSTPVLPDSNLYEASTRANSILVSGKNYTKFEGLELKNSDRESLLFMKLTGIEINDIVAHHNGCQGTNLSTVQGQTVNDVYVHDSIFRDSSWNGVSVDCYYGPSSNITIENNTIFNNIHNGIDFKAAANYTYSNLKVTGNRSYRNGTHGLYMQNYTVGGAKNATIAHNLFYRNYGAGGYIHKNFTGQEHSGIKVYGNTFAYNGVDGGFGPGVQLEAVDSDIRDNNFYTDSVTASGNSEYRINGSGNSSDFNNSFDRGRTAYLYYNGASYTFPAFRSLGFEAQGSSVNPRFNGEFTDDYTLRWDSPSIDAGVAISGISTDILGNPIYGTPDLGAFEFQPPYTMGFDAPDTASNVRIYSDGKFRNTLPPAGTAAHLVIAPSGGFTSGKYDEWMNLVINAWETSGVFEKSWRESSSTIGYLQTAHTVGDLQPSRYYAVAVDTVTGLGIGGAGCSAGICLSDAEGKISFTYNGGYNGGTHTFSVRESGTIPSCVALTNSVCYPSISAAYQSLSEDGTILVRNLSLTENLTFDKNISVSVFGGYDAGFTSKTGITTVSGSLSVTTGAVTFGSFSMK; encoded by the coding sequence ATGCGATCTTTCGATGTGAGAGCAGTCAAGGCAGTCATTCTTGCCATTCTGGTAGTAATCAGCATGGCCACGGCAGTGCAGGCGGCGGTGTACTACGTCGACGCAACGAACGGAAACGATTCCTACGATGGCATGTCCGCCAGCACGCCGTGGAAGACGATCTCCAGGGTCAACGGGAGTTCTTTTGCCCCTGGCGACAGCATCCTCTTCAAGCGCGGAGAGATGTGGCGGGAGCAGCTGACCCCGCCGTCATCGGGGGCGCTCGGAAGCGTCATCACCTTCGGCACCTACGGCACAGGCTCAAGACCTGTCATCAGCGGCTCCAATATCGTCAACGGCATCCCCTACATCATAAACGACACCTTCACCGGCAATGCGGTCAGGGGGTGGGCGGCAGGGCGCGGCACCGTTCAAGCCACGAACGACCACCTGGAGGCGGTCCTGGACGGCGTCGACAACAACTACGGCGACTACCTGACCAGAGACGTCCCTGCCATGAAGGAGGGGTGGCTCATGTACCGCTTCAGCCTCATCAAGGGGTACACCTGGACGAAGGACCAGGCGGTCGTAGGAAGCGGTGTCATCGACGGCGCCTACGTCGGGCTGATCAACGCCAACGGCGCGCCGGTCTGGCGGGTCAGGGTGGAGAGGGACGGCGGCTTTGACTACTATGTGCCGGCGGCCCCGAGCGTCCAGGACGGGATCTGGTATGACGTGAAGGTCCATGTGAAAGCCGCCAGCGCAGCGGGTGCCAACGACGGCGCGGTGCAGGTGTGGATAAACGGAGCGCTGATCTTCAATCTCTCCGGCATCGACAGCGATACGAAGACGCTGAAGAAAGTCAGCATGGGGAACACCTACTATGCCCCTGCTGGGTTGAGCATGCGGCTGGGGATCGACGACGTGAAGTTCGCCAACTGCGACATCAACGGGTCGGAGAGCGGGGGATGGAACGCCACCGGAGTCTCCGGCTCCGACGGGAGCGACATCTACCAGGGGTATGCCTTCTTCGACTCCAGCACCCTCTTTGAAAACAGGAGCGCCCTCAAAAAAGTGGCCTGGAGCACGGACCTTGCCACCACCGCCGCGCGTATGCAGGCGGGCACCTGGACGATCGACACCAAGAACTGGCTCCTCTACGTCATCCCCTCCACCCCGGTCCTTCCCGATTCCAATCTCTACGAAGCGAGCACCCGTGCCAACAGCATCCTCGTCAGCGGGAAGAATTACACCAAGTTCGAAGGGCTGGAGCTGAAGAACTCGGACCGCGAGTCGCTCCTCTTCATGAAGCTGACCGGGATAGAGATCAACGACATCGTCGCCCACCACAACGGATGCCAGGGAACGAACCTCTCCACGGTGCAGGGGCAGACGGTCAACGACGTCTACGTCCACGACTCCATATTCCGCGACTCCTCCTGGAACGGCGTCTCGGTCGACTGCTACTACGGCCCCTCCTCCAACATCACCATCGAGAACAACACGATCTTCAACAACATTCACAACGGGATCGATTTCAAGGCCGCGGCGAACTATACCTACAGCAACCTGAAGGTCACCGGCAACCGGTCGTATAGAAACGGCACGCACGGCCTGTACATGCAGAACTATACCGTCGGCGGCGCGAAGAACGCCACCATCGCCCACAACCTCTTCTACCGCAACTACGGAGCGGGGGGGTACATCCACAAGAACTTCACCGGCCAGGAACACAGCGGGATAAAGGTCTACGGCAACACCTTCGCCTACAACGGCGTCGACGGCGGGTTCGGCCCGGGTGTCCAGCTCGAGGCGGTGGACAGCGACATCCGTGACAACAACTTCTACACCGACAGCGTGACCGCATCGGGAAACTCGGAGTACCGCATCAACGGCTCGGGGAACAGCAGCGACTTCAACAACTCCTTTGACCGCGGTCGTACCGCCTATCTCTACTACAACGGCGCCTCCTACACCTTCCCCGCCTTCAGGAGCCTCGGCTTCGAGGCGCAGGGGAGCTCCGTCAACCCGAGGTTCAACGGGGAGTTCACCGACGACTACACGCTCAGGTGGGATTCCCCCTCCATCGACGCAGGGGTCGCCATTTCAGGGATCAGCACCGACATCCTCGGGAACCCCATCTACGGCACCCCCGATCTCGGGGCCTTCGAATTCCAGCCCCCCTACACCATGGGGTTCGATGCGCCCGACACCGCTTCCAACGTGCGGATCTACAGCGACGGGAAGTTCCGCAACACGCTTCCCCCTGCCGGGACCGCGGCACACCTCGTCATCGCGCCGAGCGGCGGCTTTACCTCCGGCAAGTACGACGAGTGGATGAATCTCGTCATCAACGCCTGGGAAACGAGCGGTGTCTTTGAAAAGAGCTGGCGGGAATCGAGTTCCACCATCGGGTACCTCCAGACCGCCCACACGGTCGGTGATCTGCAGCCGAGCAGGTACTATGCGGTCGCGGTCGACACGGTAACCGGCCTCGGCATCGGGGGAGCGGGGTGCTCCGCCGGTATCTGCCTCTCGGACGCGGAAGGAAAGATCTCCTTCACCTACAATGGCGGCTACAACGGGGGGACCCACACCTTCAGCGTCAGGGAGAGCGGCACCATCCCGAGCTGCGTAGCCCTTACCAATTCCGTCTGCTACCCCTCGATCAGCGCGGCCTACCAGTCGCTGTCTGAGGACGGGACGATACTGGTGCGCAACCTGAGTCTCACGGAGAACCTCACTTTCGACAAGAACATCAGCGTCTCCGTGTTCGGCGGCTATGATGCCGGGTTCACCAGCAAGACGGGGATTACCACCGTCAGCGGCAGCCTCTCCGTCACCACCGGCGCGGTCACCTTCGGGAGTTTCAGCATGAAGTAA
- a CDS encoding PAS domain S-box protein, with protein MHRYLTRFGLLEGFIALVTALFLVLITLDYYHAEQSGAVQAQALLTQTERTVTGEVQQLTSATATLLDQLEEGYRKGSVDFRRPESVNNLAIPLLRRYGTLTAVKEGDPEGNGFLLLQTPTGWKNRLHDGTTPGIVTWITLAPDGSELSRKKEKEVYDPRTRPWYTLGSASGKISWSRPYLLCAPSALGITAVKRLGRGAGVVGVHLELKDLSAFLAKCSSQLSGARVVITDGGGNVLATSDSRLVARLARLSAPPTLRDNSFAVERLAVQALGAGGNAFRRLKTPEGVIYSSVKEVEVAPGQSFRIVLQVPRSIFTGSFLSQLAWKTAAYLVLLFSASLVYLWRFIFPLRRLVPLMKSCDFSMPHFFPETGRQDEVGLIYRHLNQMTATLVEGMVALTASEEHYRLLAENMQDVFWRTTPRYLFTYVSPSDERQRGYTATEVLGKPFWETLSPCSIEEFRSMEEKQRELVRRGERLQTVVLQAEQLTRKGSIWVEIVCTPIYNDNALAGFQGVTRDITSRRTAEEEVRRAHEYLNSVLNTIGDPVIVKDNDCRFALVNDAACRLFGRNREEILGKKDSDFVPLEQAEVFNAIDRHVLDSGESNRNEEVINGPDGSVLTILTRKTRYEDAAGNRFVVAVIRDITELREAQGKVMASARQAGMAEIAVNVLHNVGNVLNSVAVSAGQVIGMVQTSKAPGLSRAVALLNANAGDLPRFLTEEKRGRLLPDYLQKLADALKEEQAQVLDELDRLRKSVEHIEEVIATQQRYAGASGIVQPVQVRDLLEDALHINAEAIRRYFVTVEREVCDIGHIPLDKARLLLILVNLIKNAVYAMARGGDGTRRLELRVEVVGGAEESTLRIAVGDNGEGIPEENLTRIFNHGFTTKRKGHGFGLHGCALAAQEMGGTLNAASDGAGKGATFTLEIPLAA; from the coding sequence ATGCATCGTTATCTGACTCGATTCGGACTCCTCGAGGGGTTCATCGCCCTCGTCACGGCGCTATTCCTCGTGCTCATCACGCTCGACTACTATCACGCCGAGCAAAGTGGAGCGGTCCAGGCCCAGGCCCTCCTCACACAGACCGAGCGTACGGTGACCGGCGAGGTGCAGCAGTTGACCTCGGCCACGGCGACCCTCCTCGACCAGCTTGAAGAGGGTTACAGAAAAGGGAGCGTGGACTTCAGGCGCCCCGAGTCGGTGAACAACCTGGCGATACCGTTACTGCGACGCTACGGCACACTCACCGCGGTTAAAGAGGGGGATCCCGAAGGGAACGGCTTTCTCCTGCTGCAGACCCCCACCGGGTGGAAGAACCGCCTGCACGACGGCACCACTCCTGGTATCGTCACCTGGATCACCCTCGCCCCTGACGGGAGCGAGCTCTCGCGCAAGAAGGAAAAAGAAGTATACGATCCGCGTACCCGTCCCTGGTACACCCTCGGCAGCGCCTCCGGCAAGATCTCCTGGAGCCGGCCCTATCTCCTGTGCGCCCCCTCGGCCCTCGGCATCACCGCTGTGAAAAGACTCGGCAGGGGAGCCGGTGTGGTGGGGGTGCACCTGGAGCTGAAGGATCTCTCTGCATTTCTTGCCAAATGCTCCTCACAGTTGTCAGGAGCCCGCGTAGTAATCACCGATGGCGGCGGAAACGTGCTGGCAACTTCCGACTCAAGGCTCGTGGCGCGACTCGCGCGCCTGAGTGCCCCCCCTACCCTGCGGGACAACTCTTTCGCCGTCGAGCGCCTGGCGGTCCAGGCGCTGGGTGCAGGGGGAAACGCGTTTCGCCGCCTGAAGACGCCGGAAGGAGTGATCTACAGCAGCGTGAAGGAGGTGGAGGTAGCGCCGGGGCAATCGTTCAGGATCGTCCTCCAGGTACCGCGCTCGATCTTTACCGGGAGCTTCCTGAGCCAGCTCGCGTGGAAGACGGCGGCTTACCTGGTCCTCCTCTTCAGCGCCTCGCTGGTATACCTCTGGCGCTTTATCTTTCCGCTGCGCAGACTGGTCCCGCTCATGAAGAGTTGCGACTTCTCCATGCCGCACTTCTTCCCGGAGACCGGCCGCCAAGACGAGGTGGGGCTGATATATCGCCACCTGAACCAGATGACGGCGACCCTGGTAGAGGGGATGGTGGCGCTCACAGCCAGTGAGGAGCATTACCGTCTCCTCGCCGAGAACATGCAGGACGTCTTCTGGCGCACCACACCCAGGTACCTCTTTACCTATGTAAGCCCGTCGGACGAGAGACAGCGCGGGTACACAGCCACCGAGGTGCTCGGAAAGCCTTTCTGGGAAACCCTCTCACCATGCTCCATCGAGGAGTTCAGATCGATGGAGGAAAAGCAGCGCGAGCTTGTCAGGCGCGGGGAACGGCTGCAGACGGTTGTACTGCAGGCGGAACAGCTGACGAGGAAGGGATCAATATGGGTGGAGATCGTGTGCACCCCGATTTACAACGACAATGCCCTGGCGGGATTCCAGGGTGTCACCCGCGACATAACCAGCCGTCGCACAGCCGAGGAGGAGGTGCGCAGGGCCCATGAGTACCTGAACAGCGTGCTGAACACCATCGGGGATCCGGTCATCGTGAAGGACAACGACTGCCGCTTTGCCCTCGTAAACGATGCAGCTTGCAGACTCTTTGGACGAAACCGCGAGGAAATCCTCGGAAAGAAGGACTCCGATTTTGTGCCGCTGGAGCAGGCAGAGGTATTCAACGCCATCGACCGGCACGTTCTGGACAGCGGCGAAAGCAACAGGAATGAAGAGGTCATCAACGGACCGGACGGCAGCGTCCTCACCATCCTCACCCGCAAGACCCGCTACGAGGATGCGGCAGGAAACCGCTTCGTGGTGGCGGTGATACGCGACATCACGGAGCTGCGGGAGGCCCAGGGGAAGGTCATGGCGAGCGCGCGCCAGGCGGGGATGGCGGAGATCGCGGTGAACGTCCTGCACAACGTGGGAAACGTGCTGAACAGCGTCGCCGTCTCGGCCGGCCAGGTCATCGGGATGGTGCAGACCTCGAAGGCACCGGGGCTGTCGCGTGCAGTGGCGCTTCTGAACGCAAACGCCGGAGATCTCCCGCGCTTTCTCACGGAGGAGAAGCGTGGCAGGCTCCTGCCGGACTATCTGCAGAAGCTCGCGGACGCTCTGAAGGAGGAGCAGGCGCAGGTACTCGATGAGCTCGACCGGCTGCGCAAGAGCGTGGAGCATATCGAGGAGGTCATCGCCACGCAGCAGCGCTATGCCGGCGCCTCCGGGATCGTGCAACCGGTACAGGTGCGCGACCTTCTGGAGGACGCCCTCCACATAAACGCGGAGGCGATCCGGCGGTACTTCGTAACGGTGGAGCGGGAGGTCTGCGACATCGGGCATATCCCGCTCGACAAGGCGCGGCTCCTCCTCATCCTGGTGAACCTGATCAAGAATGCGGTGTACGCCATGGCACGCGGTGGTGACGGAACGCGCCGGCTTGAGCTGCGAGTAGAAGTGGTGGGGGGGGCGGAAGAGTCGACACTGCGGATAGCGGTGGGGGACAACGGCGAAGGGATACCGGAGGAGAACCTGACGCGCATCTTCAACCACGGTTTCACCACGAAGAGGAAGGGGCACGGCTTCGGGCTGCACGGCTGTGCGCTAGCGGCACAGGAGATGGGGGGCACTCTGAACGCTGCCAGCGATGGAGCGGGAAAAGGCGCGACCTTCACGCTGGAGATCCCGCTGGCGGCGTAG
- the hutI gene encoding imidazolonepropionase, which yields MDQEISNCDRLWTNARLVTLDPATGAGYAMLEHYALGVSDGLIAVIAPMEGLDLSGFDKEVTDCRGALITPGFIDCHTHLVYGGNRAGDFVKRLQGMSYEQISRTGGGIRSTMQATRASSEEELFLKARPRLLSLIAEGCTMVEIKSGYGLNVYDELKMLRVVQRLREEHPVRISATLLAAHAVPPEYLGKSDAYVDLICTELIPRVSIQKLADAVDVFCEKIAFTAMQAERLFLAARDYGLGLKIHAEQLSDTGAAALAAAYGAWSADHLEQLEEEGVRALQQAGTVATLLPGAYYFLKETRMPPVALFREYRVPMALSTDLNPGSSPFASIRLIMNLACLLWGLTPEEALAGVTRNAARALGWGDRLGTLTVGKEADFLVWDLEDPAQLPSEVGLSAPLQRVLKGVVTRA from the coding sequence ATGGATCAGGAAATAAGCAACTGTGACCGTCTTTGGACCAACGCGCGCCTCGTAACCCTTGACCCGGCAACCGGTGCCGGCTATGCCATGCTGGAGCACTACGCCCTCGGCGTCAGCGACGGCCTTATCGCTGTCATCGCCCCGATGGAGGGGCTTGATCTCTCCGGCTTCGACAAGGAGGTTACCGATTGCCGCGGCGCCCTGATTACCCCCGGTTTCATCGATTGCCATACCCATCTTGTGTACGGAGGAAACCGCGCCGGCGACTTCGTGAAGAGGCTGCAGGGGATGAGCTACGAGCAGATCTCCCGCACCGGCGGGGGGATCCGCTCCACGATGCAGGCCACCCGGGCCTCCAGCGAGGAAGAGCTTTTCCTGAAGGCGCGCCCCCGCCTCTTGTCCCTCATCGCCGAGGGGTGCACCATGGTGGAGATCAAGTCGGGGTACGGGCTTAACGTCTATGACGAGCTGAAGATGCTGCGGGTGGTGCAGCGTCTGCGCGAGGAACATCCTGTGCGGATCAGTGCCACACTCCTCGCCGCCCACGCAGTTCCCCCGGAATATCTCGGCAAGTCCGACGCCTACGTCGACCTCATCTGCACCGAGCTGATCCCGCGGGTGTCCATACAGAAGCTCGCCGACGCCGTCGACGTCTTTTGCGAGAAAATCGCCTTCACCGCCATGCAGGCGGAACGCCTTTTCCTGGCCGCGCGCGACTACGGGCTCGGTCTCAAGATACACGCAGAGCAGCTCTCCGATACCGGCGCCGCCGCCCTTGCCGCCGCCTACGGTGCATGGTCCGCCGACCACCTGGAGCAACTCGAGGAAGAAGGGGTGCGCGCGCTGCAGCAGGCCGGCACCGTCGCCACCCTTCTCCCCGGCGCCTATTATTTCCTGAAAGAGACGAGGATGCCGCCGGTCGCGCTCTTCCGAGAGTACCGCGTACCGATGGCCCTTTCCACAGATCTCAATCCCGGCTCCTCTCCCTTCGCCTCGATCCGCCTCATCATGAACCTCGCCTGCCTCCTCTGGGGGCTCACCCCCGAGGAGGCGCTTGCCGGCGTCACCCGCAATGCCGCACGAGCTCTCGGGTGGGGGGACCGGCTCGGAACGCTGACCGTCGGGAAAGAGGCGGACTTCCTCGTGTGGGATCTGGAAGACCCGGCGCAACTCCCCTCCGAGGTGGGGCTCTCCGCCCCTCTCCAGCGCGTCCTTAAGGGGGTAGTGACCCGTGCATGA
- a CDS encoding PEP-CTERM sorting domain-containing protein, which yields MKKGLILAVATGLTILLAAASVSATPIGPTLSLDDGTHVMTIEDNGPHDSSPIAGIVAFAGPFYEWFLTVDIGISTASGGTPYMHLNSLDSTFFGAGTLTVMLTDFITTPWSGPGARVSVGGAFGGHGDSATFMTMVNGIDVSTLNFNTSSGLGFSGNDAFYYEPTGDDMLQLCAILTHPWSIVNVSSFDYAVTPVPEPGTFVLFGAAFFSLAVYGKRRAYRRT from the coding sequence ATGAAGAAAGGATTGATTCTTGCGGTAGCAACAGGTCTCACCATCCTATTAGCTGCAGCGTCAGTTTCTGCAACACCGATCGGGCCGACCCTGTCTCTGGACGACGGCACCCACGTCATGACGATCGAGGACAACGGTCCCCACGACAGCAGCCCGATCGCCGGGATCGTGGCTTTTGCAGGTCCCTTTTACGAGTGGTTCCTGACGGTCGACATCGGCATTTCCACCGCTAGTGGCGGCACACCGTACATGCACCTCAACTCCCTCGACTCGACCTTCTTTGGGGCGGGCACCTTGACGGTCATGCTGACCGACTTCATTACCACCCCGTGGAGCGGGCCGGGCGCGCGGGTGTCGGTCGGCGGGGCCTTCGGCGGCCACGGGGACAGTGCAACTTTCATGACCATGGTCAACGGGATCGATGTCAGCACCCTGAACTTCAACACCTCGTCGGGGTTGGGTTTCTCCGGCAACGACGCGTTCTACTACGAGCCCACCGGGGATGACATGCTGCAGTTGTGCGCCATTCTCACCCATCCGTGGTCTATCGTCAACGTCAGCTCCTTCGATTACGCCGTCACTCCGGTCCCCGAACCTGGCACATTCGTGCTCTTCGGGGCCGCATTCTTCAGCCTCGCCGTCTATGGAAAGCGGCGTGCTTACAGAAGGACGTGA
- the hutG gene encoding formimidoylglutamase yields the protein MHEETQISLWQGRVDAEEGGERWHQRVRLLDPRGERHAPPGLALLGVCSDAGVTRNLGRGGARNGPDAVRKALAPFAWHQERPLYDAGNLICVNDDLEGVQEEQARWVAALLELEHFPLLIGGGHEMALGTFLGLQSRLFAGKMRGEIGVINFDSHFDLRAAERSTSGTPFLQIARRQEEENLPFRYLCLGVSEPGNTAALFRRAGSLGAEWLLDEELAAWNMAAAERRVRHFLARCDFIHLSIDLDILPASVAPGVSAPAPRGVALEVVEHLLQVIGEDGGKVAVAEIAEMNPEFDGDGRTAKVAARLCYLVARSFVTSPGESVPDTEGEIP from the coding sequence GTGCATGAAGAGACGCAGATCTCCCTCTGGCAGGGGAGGGTCGATGCCGAGGAAGGGGGGGAGCGGTGGCATCAGCGGGTCCGGCTTCTCGACCCGCGGGGGGAGCGGCATGCTCCCCCCGGCCTTGCGCTGCTCGGGGTCTGCAGCGACGCCGGGGTGACACGAAACCTCGGAAGAGGGGGGGCGCGCAACGGGCCGGATGCGGTCCGCAAGGCCCTCGCGCCTTTCGCCTGGCACCAGGAAAGGCCGCTCTACGACGCCGGGAACCTCATCTGCGTGAATGACGACCTCGAGGGGGTACAGGAGGAGCAGGCGCGCTGGGTGGCGGCCCTTCTCGAGTTGGAACATTTCCCGCTCCTGATCGGCGGCGGGCACGAGATGGCGCTCGGCACCTTCCTCGGCTTGCAAAGCCGCCTCTTCGCTGGGAAGATGCGCGGCGAGATAGGTGTCATCAACTTCGATTCACACTTTGACCTGCGCGCCGCGGAGCGTTCTACTTCCGGCACCCCCTTTCTGCAGATCGCACGCAGACAGGAAGAGGAGAACCTTCCTTTCAGGTACCTTTGCCTCGGCGTGAGCGAGCCGGGAAACACCGCCGCGCTTTTCCGCCGGGCAGGATCACTCGGCGCGGAGTGGCTCCTCGACGAAGAGCTGGCGGCGTGGAACATGGCGGCAGCGGAGCGGCGTGTGCGGCACTTCCTCGCCCGGTGCGACTTCATTCACCTGAGCATCGATCTCGACATCCTCCCGGCCTCCGTGGCTCCCGGCGTCAGCGCACCTGCGCCGCGCGGCGTAGCGCTGGAAGTCGTAGAACACCTCCTGCAGGTTATAGGTGAAGATGGGGGGAAGGTCGCGGTCGCGGAGATAGCGGAGATGAACCCCGAATTTGACGGCGACGGTCGCACCGCAAAGGTCGCGGCGAGGCTCTGTTATCTGGTGGCGCGCTCTTTCGTCACTTCGCCGGGAGAGAGCGTACCCGATACGGAAGGAGAGATCCCATGA